A window of Callospermophilus lateralis isolate mCalLat2 chromosome 13, mCalLat2.hap1, whole genome shotgun sequence contains these coding sequences:
- the Cdk18 gene encoding cyclin-dependent kinase 18 isoform X1: MIMNKMKNFKRRFSLSVPRTETIEESLAEFTEQFNQLHNRRNEDLQLSPLGRDPVPEPSTFSLTDSGEEPGQLSPDTQYQQRQNQRRFSMEDISKRLSLPMDIRLPQEFLQKLQLESPDLPKPLSRMSRRASLSDIGFGKLETYVKLDKLGEGTYATVFKGRSKLTENLVALKEIRLEHEEGAPCTAIREVSLLKNLKHANIVTLHDLIHTDRSLTLVFEYLDSDLKQYLDHCGNLMSMHNVKIFMFQLLRGLAYCHRRKILHRDLKPQNLLINERGELKLADFGLARAKSVPTKTYSNEVVTLWYRPPDVLLGSTEYSTPIDMWGVGCIHYEMATGRPLFPGSTVKEELHLIFRLLGTPTEETWPGVTALSEFRAYNFPGYLPQPLLSHAPRLDTDGIHLLTGLLLYESKSRLSAEAALSHPYFRSLGERVHQLEDTASIFSLKEIQLQKDPGYRGLAFQQPGRGKNRRQSIF; this comes from the exons ATGATCATGAACAAGATGAAGAACTTTAAGCGCCGGTTCTCACTGTCAGTGCCGCGCACGGAGACCATCGAGGAATCCTTGGCCGAATTCACCGAGCAGTTTAACCAGCTCCACAACCGGAGGAATGAGG ACCTGCAGCTCAGTCCTCTTGGCAGAGACCCTGTACCGGAGCCCAGTACCTTCTCCCTTACAGACAGTGGGGAGGAGCCCGGGCAGCTGTCCCCTGACACGCAGTACCAGCAACGGCAGAACCAGCGTCGCTTCTCCATGGAG GACATCAGCAAGAGGCTGTCTCTGCCCATGGATATCCGCCTGCCGCAGGAATTCCTCCAGAAGCTGCAGCTGGAAAGCCCAGATCTGCCCAAGCCTCTCAGCCGCATGTCCCGCCGCGCCTCCCTG TCAGATATCGGCTTTGGGAAACTGGAAACGTACGTGAAGCTGGACAAACTGGGGGAG GGCACCTATGCCACGGTCTTCAAGGGGCGCAGCAAGCTGACAGAGAACCTGGTAGCCCTGAAGGAGATCCGGCTGGAGCATGAGGAAGGGGCGCCCTGCACTGCCATCCGAGAGG TGTCTCTGCTGAAGAACCTGAAGCACGCCAATATTGTGACCCTGCACGACCTCATCCACACAGACCGCTCCCTCACCCTGGTGTTTGAGTACCTG gacagtgacttgaagcAGTATTTGGACCACTGTGGAAACCTTATGAGCATGCATAATGTCAAG ATTTTCATGTTCCAACTGCTCCGGGGCCTGGCCTACTGTCACCGACGAAAAATCCTGCACCGGGACCTGAAACCCCAGAACCTGCTCATCAATGAGAGAGGCGAGCTGAAGCTGGCCGACTTTG GACTGGCCCGGGCCAAGTCGGTGCCCACAAAGACCTACTCCAACGAGGTGGTGACCCTATGGTACAGGCCCCCGGATGTCCTGCTGGGATCCACAGAGTACTCCACCCCCATCGATATGTG GGGCGTGGGCTGCATCCACTACGAGATGGCCACCGGGAGGCCCCTCTTCCCCGGCTCCACAGTCAAGGAGGAGCTGCACCTCATCTTCCGCCTCCTCG GGACCCCTACAGAAGAGACGTGGCCCGGCGTGACCGCTCTCTCCGAGTTCCGAGCCTACAACTTCCCCGGGTACCTCCCGCAGCCGCTCCTCAGCCACGCCCCCAG GTTGGATACGGATGGCATCCACCTGCTGACCGGCCTCCTCTTG TATGAATCCAAGAGTCGTTTGTCAGCAGAGGCAGCCCTGAGTCACCCCTACTTCCGGTCTCTGGGAGAACGAGTGCACCAGCTGGAAGACA CTGCCTCCATCTTCTCCTTGAAGGAGATCCAGCTCCAGAAGGACCCAGGTTACCGTGGCTTGGCCTTCCAGCAGCCAG GTCGAGGGAAGAACCGGCGGCAGAGCATCTTCTGA
- the Cdk18 gene encoding cyclin-dependent kinase 18 isoform X2 → MIMNKMKNFKRRFSLSVPRTETIEESLAEFTEQFNQLHNRRNEDSGEEPGQLSPDTQYQQRQNQRRFSMEDISKRLSLPMDIRLPQEFLQKLQLESPDLPKPLSRMSRRASLSDIGFGKLETYVKLDKLGEGTYATVFKGRSKLTENLVALKEIRLEHEEGAPCTAIREVSLLKNLKHANIVTLHDLIHTDRSLTLVFEYLDSDLKQYLDHCGNLMSMHNVKIFMFQLLRGLAYCHRRKILHRDLKPQNLLINERGELKLADFGLARAKSVPTKTYSNEVVTLWYRPPDVLLGSTEYSTPIDMWGVGCIHYEMATGRPLFPGSTVKEELHLIFRLLGTPTEETWPGVTALSEFRAYNFPGYLPQPLLSHAPRLDTDGIHLLTGLLLYESKSRLSAEAALSHPYFRSLGERVHQLEDTASIFSLKEIQLQKDPGYRGLAFQQPGRGKNRRQSIF, encoded by the exons ATGATCATGAACAAGATGAAGAACTTTAAGCGCCGGTTCTCACTGTCAGTGCCGCGCACGGAGACCATCGAGGAATCCTTGGCCGAATTCACCGAGCAGTTTAACCAGCTCCACAACCGGAGGAATGAGG ACAGTGGGGAGGAGCCCGGGCAGCTGTCCCCTGACACGCAGTACCAGCAACGGCAGAACCAGCGTCGCTTCTCCATGGAG GACATCAGCAAGAGGCTGTCTCTGCCCATGGATATCCGCCTGCCGCAGGAATTCCTCCAGAAGCTGCAGCTGGAAAGCCCAGATCTGCCCAAGCCTCTCAGCCGCATGTCCCGCCGCGCCTCCCTG TCAGATATCGGCTTTGGGAAACTGGAAACGTACGTGAAGCTGGACAAACTGGGGGAG GGCACCTATGCCACGGTCTTCAAGGGGCGCAGCAAGCTGACAGAGAACCTGGTAGCCCTGAAGGAGATCCGGCTGGAGCATGAGGAAGGGGCGCCCTGCACTGCCATCCGAGAGG TGTCTCTGCTGAAGAACCTGAAGCACGCCAATATTGTGACCCTGCACGACCTCATCCACACAGACCGCTCCCTCACCCTGGTGTTTGAGTACCTG gacagtgacttgaagcAGTATTTGGACCACTGTGGAAACCTTATGAGCATGCATAATGTCAAG ATTTTCATGTTCCAACTGCTCCGGGGCCTGGCCTACTGTCACCGACGAAAAATCCTGCACCGGGACCTGAAACCCCAGAACCTGCTCATCAATGAGAGAGGCGAGCTGAAGCTGGCCGACTTTG GACTGGCCCGGGCCAAGTCGGTGCCCACAAAGACCTACTCCAACGAGGTGGTGACCCTATGGTACAGGCCCCCGGATGTCCTGCTGGGATCCACAGAGTACTCCACCCCCATCGATATGTG GGGCGTGGGCTGCATCCACTACGAGATGGCCACCGGGAGGCCCCTCTTCCCCGGCTCCACAGTCAAGGAGGAGCTGCACCTCATCTTCCGCCTCCTCG GGACCCCTACAGAAGAGACGTGGCCCGGCGTGACCGCTCTCTCCGAGTTCCGAGCCTACAACTTCCCCGGGTACCTCCCGCAGCCGCTCCTCAGCCACGCCCCCAG GTTGGATACGGATGGCATCCACCTGCTGACCGGCCTCCTCTTG TATGAATCCAAGAGTCGTTTGTCAGCAGAGGCAGCCCTGAGTCACCCCTACTTCCGGTCTCTGGGAGAACGAGTGCACCAGCTGGAAGACA CTGCCTCCATCTTCTCCTTGAAGGAGATCCAGCTCCAGAAGGACCCAGGTTACCGTGGCTTGGCCTTCCAGCAGCCAG GTCGAGGGAAGAACCGGCGGCAGAGCATCTTCTGA
- the Cdk18 gene encoding cyclin-dependent kinase 18 isoform X3, with translation MEDISKRLSLPMDIRLPQEFLQKLQLESPDLPKPLSRMSRRASLSDIGFGKLETYVKLDKLGEGTYATVFKGRSKLTENLVALKEIRLEHEEGAPCTAIREVSLLKNLKHANIVTLHDLIHTDRSLTLVFEYLDSDLKQYLDHCGNLMSMHNVKIFMFQLLRGLAYCHRRKILHRDLKPQNLLINERGELKLADFGLARAKSVPTKTYSNEVVTLWYRPPDVLLGSTEYSTPIDMWGVGCIHYEMATGRPLFPGSTVKEELHLIFRLLGTPTEETWPGVTALSEFRAYNFPGYLPQPLLSHAPRLDTDGIHLLTGLLLYESKSRLSAEAALSHPYFRSLGERVHQLEDTASIFSLKEIQLQKDPGYRGLAFQQPGRGKNRRQSIF, from the exons ATGGAG GACATCAGCAAGAGGCTGTCTCTGCCCATGGATATCCGCCTGCCGCAGGAATTCCTCCAGAAGCTGCAGCTGGAAAGCCCAGATCTGCCCAAGCCTCTCAGCCGCATGTCCCGCCGCGCCTCCCTG TCAGATATCGGCTTTGGGAAACTGGAAACGTACGTGAAGCTGGACAAACTGGGGGAG GGCACCTATGCCACGGTCTTCAAGGGGCGCAGCAAGCTGACAGAGAACCTGGTAGCCCTGAAGGAGATCCGGCTGGAGCATGAGGAAGGGGCGCCCTGCACTGCCATCCGAGAGG TGTCTCTGCTGAAGAACCTGAAGCACGCCAATATTGTGACCCTGCACGACCTCATCCACACAGACCGCTCCCTCACCCTGGTGTTTGAGTACCTG gacagtgacttgaagcAGTATTTGGACCACTGTGGAAACCTTATGAGCATGCATAATGTCAAG ATTTTCATGTTCCAACTGCTCCGGGGCCTGGCCTACTGTCACCGACGAAAAATCCTGCACCGGGACCTGAAACCCCAGAACCTGCTCATCAATGAGAGAGGCGAGCTGAAGCTGGCCGACTTTG GACTGGCCCGGGCCAAGTCGGTGCCCACAAAGACCTACTCCAACGAGGTGGTGACCCTATGGTACAGGCCCCCGGATGTCCTGCTGGGATCCACAGAGTACTCCACCCCCATCGATATGTG GGGCGTGGGCTGCATCCACTACGAGATGGCCACCGGGAGGCCCCTCTTCCCCGGCTCCACAGTCAAGGAGGAGCTGCACCTCATCTTCCGCCTCCTCG GGACCCCTACAGAAGAGACGTGGCCCGGCGTGACCGCTCTCTCCGAGTTCCGAGCCTACAACTTCCCCGGGTACCTCCCGCAGCCGCTCCTCAGCCACGCCCCCAG GTTGGATACGGATGGCATCCACCTGCTGACCGGCCTCCTCTTG TATGAATCCAAGAGTCGTTTGTCAGCAGAGGCAGCCCTGAGTCACCCCTACTTCCGGTCTCTGGGAGAACGAGTGCACCAGCTGGAAGACA CTGCCTCCATCTTCTCCTTGAAGGAGATCCAGCTCCAGAAGGACCCAGGTTACCGTGGCTTGGCCTTCCAGCAGCCAG GTCGAGGGAAGAACCGGCGGCAGAGCATCTTCTGA